A genomic segment from Oncorhynchus clarkii lewisi isolate Uvic-CL-2024 chromosome 14, UVic_Ocla_1.0, whole genome shotgun sequence encodes:
- the LOC139366095 gene encoding DNA-directed RNA polymerase II subunit RPB7 has product MFYHISLEHEILLHPRYFGPNLLNTVKQKLFTEVEGTCTGKYGFVIAVTTIDNIGAGVIQPGRGFVLYPVKYKAIVFRPFKGEVVDAVVTQVNKVGLFTEIGPMSCFISRHSIPSEMEFDPNSNPPCYKTTDEDIVIQQDDEIRLKIVGTRVDKNDIFAIGSLMDDYLGLVS; this is encoded by the exons ATTTCCCTGGAGCATGAGATCCTGCTCCACCCTCGGTACTTTGGTCCCAATCTCCTGAACACTGTGAAACAAAAGCTCTTCACAGAAGTGGAGGGAACATGCACAGGAAA ATATGGATTCGTCATTGCGGTGACCACCATTGACAACATTGGTGCAGGTGTCATCCAACCGGGCAGGGGATTTGTGCTTTACCCTGTCAAGTACAAGGCTATTGTCTTCCGTCCATTCAAAGGCGAGGTGGTAGATGCCGTGGTTACCCAGGTCAACAAA GTTGGACTGTTCACAGAGATCGGCCCCATGTCCTGTTTCATCTCTCGTCAC TCCATTCCCTCAGAGATGGAGTTTGACCCCAACTCAAATCCTCCCTGTTATAAGACCACTGATGAG GACATTGTAATCCAACAGGATGATGAGATTCGGTTAAAGATCGTGGGAACAAGAGTGGATAAAAACGACATT TTCGCTATTGGATCCCTCATGGACGATTACCTGG GTCTTGTCAGCTGA
- the LOC139366582 gene encoding elongation factor 1-gamma, with translation MAAGTLYTYPENWRAFKAQIAAQYSGARLKVASSAPAFTFGQTNRTPTFLNNFPLGKVPAFQGDDGFCLFESNAIAHYLSNEALRGSSPQAQSQVLQWVSFADAEIIPPASAWVFPTLGIMQFNKQATEQAKEEVKKVLSVLNHHLNTRTFLVGERVSLADISVACSMIWLFKQVLEPSFRQPFPNVTRWFQTCVNQPQFKNVLGEVKLCDKMAQFDPKKFSDMQPKKDSLPKKDTPPKKEKAGKEAGKPQEKKDKKKKEEKEAAPAEEEMDECEAALASEPKTKDPFAHLPKSAFVMDEFKRKYSNEDTLTVAVPHFWEHFDKEGYSIWYGEYKFPEELTMTFMSCNLIMGMFQRLDKLRKNGFASVILFGGNNDSSISGIWIFRGQDLAFTLSDDWQIDYESYAWRKLDPDSDETKTMVKEYFAWEGEFKHVGKPFSQGKCFK, from the exons ATGGCGGCAGGG ACTCTGTACACGTATCCAGAAAACTGGAGAGCCTTCAAGGCTCAGATTGCAGCCCAGTACAGCGGTGCCCGCCTCAAG GTGGCCAGCAGCGCCCCCGCCTTCACCTTCGGGCAGACAAACCGTACCCCCACCTTCCTCAACAACTTCCCCTTGGGCAAG GTTCCAGCTTTTCAGGGCGATGACGGCTTCTGTCTTTTCGAGAGTAACGCCATTGCTCACTACC TGAGCAATGAGGCCCTGCGTGGCAGCAGTCCCCAGGCCCAGTCCCAGGTGCTTCAGTGGGTAAGCTTTGCTGATGCTGAAATCATCCCTCCAGCCTCTGCGTGGGTCTTCCCTACCTTGGGAATCATGCAGTTCAACAAGCAG gcaacAGAGCAGGCCAAGGAGGAGGTGAAGAAGGTTCTGTCTGTCCTCAACCATCACCTCAACACCAGGACCTTCCTGGTTGGAGAGCGAGTCAGCCTAGCTGATATCAGCGTTGCCTGTAGCATGATCTGGCTCTTTAAACAG gTCCTTGAGCCTTCCTTCCGCCAACCTTTCCCCAACGTGACCCGTTGGTTCCAGACCTGCGTCAACCAGCCCCAGTTCAAGAACGTGCTCGGAGAGGTCAAGCTCTGCGACAAGATGGCTCAGTTTGATC CCAAGAAGTTCTCTGACATGCAGCCCAAGAAGGACAGCCTTCCCAAGAAAGACACCCCTCCCAAGAAAGAGAAGGCTGGAAAGGAGGCAGGCAAACCTCAGGAGAAGAAGGataagaagaagaaggaagagaaggaagctGCCCCTGCCGAGGAGGAAATGGACGAGTGTGAAGCAGCTCTGGCTTCAGAACCCAAAACAAAGGACCCCTTCGCTCATCTACCAAAGAG TGCGTTTGTCATGGACGAGTTCAAGAGGAAGTACTCTAACGAGGACACGCTGACTGTAGCCGTGCCCCACTTCTGGGAACACTTTGACAAGGAGGGCTACTCCATCTGGTACGGCGAGTACAAATTCCCCGAGGAGCTTACCATGACCTTCATGAGCTGCAACCTCATCATGG GAATGTTCCAGCGACTTGACAAACTCCGCAAGAACGGCTTTGCCAGCGTGATCCTGTTCGGAGGGAACAACGACAGTAGCATTTCTGGAATCTGGATCTTCAGAGGACAGGACTTGGCTTTCACT CTGTCTGATGACTGGCAGATTGATTACGAGTCGTACGCCTGGCGCAAACTGGACCCCGACAGCGACGAAACCAAGACCATGGTCAAGGAGTACTTTGCTTGGGAGGGAGAGTTCAAACACGTGGGAAAACCCTTTAGCCAGGGCAAGTGCTTCAAGTGA